The following proteins are co-located in the Echinicola sp. 20G genome:
- a CDS encoding TonB-dependent receptor yields MIRSLRISKESWKPKIPYLGKLSMVLLVAFLAIVSTTTAQQTNVTGQVLDPQGEPIPGVNILEQGTNNGTVTDLDGNFELSVTSSEAVLNFSFIGFESQSVELNGRSRVDITLQEELTGLDEVVVIGYGAQKEKEMTSAITTLKTEDLVKTPSSNAMQSLQGKVAGVQIVSKGAPGASPTVRVRGIGSFEGGGAPLYVVDGMFFDNIDFLNSNDIKTLSVLKDASASAIYGARASNGVVLIETKSGEYEQEAEIVYDGYYGIQNPQNVLKMANSQQFVQYVNETGSAPDMEFVDNAMQAYGRSRIDPNIPAVNTDWYSEIMSPAPIQNHTLTFSGGSAKTRYSIGGSYFSQDGLLNETRNEYERVNIRANIDSKVKEWITVGGNFTFSTAKQYVGSDAAWFNAYFAVPILPKYDEDFGTSPVPLSNAQRLGYRGRQNPFYPLIYNDSRNKINKINGNLHAELTFIPEKLTFRSAYNYKLDMINARNVNFTYNDGVLNPLSSLSRANSTYFDQILDNYLTYKDYFGDHGITATLGQSFRSETYEVLSGNRNDLDPNPTFGNEELWYLNNGQANDINTVSDGGSRIFYLSFFGRLAYNYKEKYLLYATYRQDNYNKFQVDSEDFFTLGAGWVATEEEFFNVKGIDFLKLRASWGQLGNDGISPSVGQPTLQGTNNAFDDVRVPGFRLDPTYDLIDKIETTEETNFGLTARFFQNRLSLEADYYIRNTQSLAVTVLQPLFRGSVRRSVGEIRNQGLELSLNWENQVSEDFSYYIGGNFATLKNTVLGLGGPEYLNAGQAEFRQRSIVGQPYQAFYGYEVAGVFQNEADITNSGYSEQFLTDNDLVPGDLMFKDQNGDGVIDDLDRVVLGSYLPDLTYGGNLGFRYKNLDFSVLIQGQSGHSILNRKRGEMIFTNDTNIDADLATNLWRGEGTSNKYPSAAGLRKGWNQNFSDYFVEDGSFFRVQNVRMSYSLINKEVMGTIMPETRITLTAERPLTIFNYNGFNPEVDNGIDRQTYPVPAVYTVGLNVKF; encoded by the coding sequence ATGATCAGGTCTTTACGCATAAGTAAGGAATCATGGAAACCCAAAATCCCTTATTTAGGAAAATTATCCATGGTATTGCTAGTGGCTTTTTTAGCCATAGTCAGTACAACGACAGCCCAACAAACCAACGTCACAGGACAGGTACTTGACCCACAAGGGGAACCCATCCCCGGAGTAAACATTTTGGAACAAGGTACCAATAATGGAACAGTAACTGACCTAGATGGTAACTTTGAGTTATCAGTCACCTCCTCCGAAGCTGTGCTGAATTTTTCTTTTATCGGCTTTGAGTCTCAGTCAGTCGAACTCAATGGAAGATCCCGTGTTGACATCACATTACAAGAGGAACTTACCGGACTGGATGAAGTAGTAGTCATCGGTTATGGTGCGCAGAAAGAGAAGGAAATGACTTCTGCTATTACCACCTTGAAAACAGAAGACTTGGTCAAAACCCCCAGTTCCAATGCCATGCAGTCCCTTCAAGGAAAAGTGGCTGGTGTTCAGATCGTCAGTAAAGGTGCTCCAGGCGCTTCCCCAACAGTAAGGGTAAGAGGTATTGGTTCATTCGAAGGCGGAGGAGCTCCATTGTACGTGGTGGATGGAATGTTCTTTGACAACATTGATTTCCTAAACTCCAATGACATCAAAACCCTCTCAGTACTAAAAGACGCCTCGGCCTCGGCCATTTATGGTGCTCGGGCATCCAATGGTGTGGTACTCATCGAAACCAAATCAGGTGAATATGAACAAGAAGCGGAGATTGTCTATGACGGATATTATGGAATTCAAAACCCACAGAATGTACTAAAAATGGCCAATAGCCAGCAATTCGTTCAGTACGTGAACGAAACTGGATCCGCCCCTGATATGGAATTTGTAGACAATGCCATGCAGGCCTATGGAAGGAGCCGGATTGACCCAAACATTCCAGCTGTAAATACAGATTGGTACAGTGAGATCATGAGCCCTGCTCCGATTCAAAACCACACCTTGACTTTTTCTGGTGGTAGTGCCAAAACACGCTACTCTATTGGCGGTAGCTATTTTAGCCAAGATGGACTGCTCAATGAAACCAGAAATGAATATGAAAGGGTAAACATCCGCGCCAATATCGACTCAAAAGTCAAGGAATGGATCACTGTGGGTGGTAACTTTACTTTCAGTACCGCCAAACAATATGTAGGTTCAGATGCCGCTTGGTTTAATGCCTATTTTGCTGTGCCTATTTTACCAAAATACGATGAAGATTTTGGGACATCACCAGTTCCATTGTCCAATGCACAACGACTTGGATATAGGGGAAGACAAAACCCCTTCTACCCGTTAATTTACAACGACAGCAGAAACAAGATCAATAAAATTAACGGGAACCTACATGCAGAGCTAACTTTCATTCCTGAAAAATTGACTTTCAGGTCTGCTTACAACTATAAGTTGGACATGATCAATGCGAGGAATGTAAACTTCACCTATAACGATGGAGTCCTTAATCCACTGTCCAGCCTTTCTAGGGCAAACAGCACTTATTTTGATCAAATATTAGACAATTACCTTACCTACAAAGATTATTTTGGTGACCATGGGATCACAGCTACTTTGGGACAATCTTTCAGGAGTGAAACCTATGAAGTCCTTAGTGGAAACCGAAATGATTTGGATCCAAACCCAACATTTGGAAATGAAGAACTGTGGTACTTAAACAACGGGCAGGCCAATGACATCAACACCGTATCAGATGGTGGAAGTAGAATATTTTACCTTTCCTTCTTTGGTAGGTTAGCCTATAACTACAAAGAAAAATACCTACTTTATGCCACGTATCGTCAAGACAACTACAACAAATTTCAGGTTGATAGTGAAGACTTCTTTACGCTGGGTGCTGGCTGGGTAGCCACTGAGGAGGAATTTTTCAATGTGAAAGGCATCGATTTCCTTAAGTTAAGAGCCTCTTGGGGACAGTTAGGAAACGACGGAATCAGCCCATCGGTAGGACAACCTACCTTGCAAGGAACCAATAATGCTTTTGACGATGTGCGTGTACCCGGATTCAGGCTTGATCCTACTTACGATCTCATCGATAAGATAGAGACTACAGAAGAAACAAACTTCGGATTGACTGCTAGGTTCTTTCAAAACAGGTTGTCTTTAGAAGCGGACTATTATATCAGAAACACACAAAGCCTAGCTGTTACTGTTTTGCAGCCTTTGTTTAGAGGTTCAGTAAGAAGAAGTGTTGGTGAAATTAGAAACCAAGGTCTAGAATTGTCCCTAAACTGGGAAAATCAGGTTTCTGAAGATTTCTCCTACTATATCGGCGGTAACTTTGCTACCCTAAAAAACACAGTCCTAGGACTTGGAGGCCCTGAATACCTCAATGCAGGTCAGGCAGAATTCCGTCAACGATCTATTGTAGGTCAACCTTATCAAGCATTTTATGGCTATGAAGTAGCGGGTGTTTTCCAAAACGAAGCTGACATCACTAATAGTGGCTATTCAGAGCAGTTCTTGACTGATAATGATCTAGTCCCTGGAGACTTAATGTTTAAAGATCAAAATGGCGACGGTGTCATCGATGACTTGGACAGAGTGGTTTTGGGTTCTTATTTACCCGATCTTACTTATGGGGGTAACCTAGGTTTCAGGTATAAGAATCTTGACTTTTCAGTACTTATCCAAGGACAGTCTGGACATAGTATCCTGAATAGAAAAAGAGGTGAAATGATCTTCACCAATGATACCAATATCGATGCTGACTTGGCCACCAACCTATGGAGAGGAGAAGGTACTTCAAACAAATATCCTTCGGCTGCAGGGCTGCGCAAAGGCTGGAACCAAAATTTCAGTGACTATTTTGTGGAAGACGGTTCTTTCTTCAGGGTGCAAAATGTCCGTATGTCCTATTCCTTGATAAATAAGGAAGTGATGGGTACAATCATGCCTGAAACACGGATTACCCTGACAGCAGAACGTCCATTGACCATTTTCAATTATAATGGTTTCAACCCAGAAGTGGACAATGGTATTGACCGGCAGACCTACCCAGTCCCTGCAGTGTATACCGTGGGATTAAATGTCAAGTTCTAA